The Dreissena polymorpha isolate Duluth1 chromosome 4, UMN_Dpol_1.0, whole genome shotgun sequence region ATGCGACCACTATCTGTATGAATATGCACAAATAAATGGGGCAACATCGatttgactgatgatccgactTACCAGTAGTTAGATCATTACAATACAATAGCTCCCCGGCAATTTAATAGCAGTTATACcgcacaatttatttaaaaaataatcactaACGTAATCTGTTAATTatacaatttactgttttgaccAATGTCAATGTGTTCCTTGCTTACGATTGCAACAAAacttgtttcataatttaaaaagaaTAGTTTAGCTCGAATTGTTTCTATAAATAATGCGTTGATtaattattaagtaaataaatcaTGGCGAACAGAGTCGTAAGTGGCCACTTGTATTACGGAACATTAATCGATCTGACTGAAGTATGCATGTTTTTCTAAAACTAACTACGAATAACTCATATCCAGCTTTCATTTCAGTCCGCTCAGGGTTGCGTAACCACAGACCATTTACCCTGACACACTTTTCAAATTATGTGTACACAATATGTAAACCGATATAGAGTGAATGAACTGATTGTCAGAACATGTAAACGATTAAAGATGAATTCTCAAACGTTCTGTTAAATGTGGTCTTTCTGGTTTTTGGTGTTTCTGGTTCTTAAATGTTCTGAGTAGACACCACACGAGATATGGTAATATATTACAGCCTGATTTGTGTTCGTATACGCATGGGACAGATGAAATGAAATAATAGCGGGCATTACAAGTTTTATGGCAAtttatttatccaatttagaCAGTACAGGCTCGTCTCGCACACAATTACATGAATCACGACTAAGAATGAGAAATATCGCTTAATACTAACGTATGAATGCCAATACTTTATATTATgatatttatgtattgtgttgcaatttgatataaattgttaaattcaAAATGGTTAACATGCTTGACGCCGTAGTTTGCCAAATCTTGTCATGGACAGATCGTGACCTCCTCGATCGATTGATGTTTAAGACAATATAGTCATGCTACCAATACATATTGTGTCTTTGTCTTTGGAGCGTTTGGTAATCAAACAATTATCCAACGAATTTATACTTTCTCCATTCTTATAAGCGTATCTGGCGGCTAATGAATGAAAAAAGTGCTTCACTCCTGATTCTTTCAGAACAAAAGAATTTATCCAAACTTAACACTTCTGCTTCTACTTATATAATGCAATTACAGAGATCGATccataataaattaacaaaatattacaaaatgtaaaactgaTATGTAACAGTTAAGTCAAACACGAATCACACGTTATGGGATAATTACAAACAACAAATtctaataaataacataatacTAATATTTCGTAGATATGCGTATAATTTGTTTATATGGAACCCTTATCATATTTTATAAcagaaacataaataaatgtgtttctttatGAGAACAATTTACAGGAATGTAATATGTTTTCGTCATATAGCTATCAGGCTGGTCggtcaaaataatatataaactatATGACACATGATGGGCGTAAGAGTATtttatttgcgaatctgatatgAGCCTTGTCGTGCATGAATGGGCCTGTTGCCGTCTGCTCACGAGCTACGCTGTCAGTTATAAGTAACGCAAGGTTTTGTGTTCTCAATATCTTTCGCCGAGACCAGGATTCAGATGCCAAGCAGATGGGCAAGATGAGGAACGATCTGGATATACTCACACAGAACCAATATGCCTGCGGGAAGCTGGTCAGAAGGGAGCACACGCAAAGATGATATTCATACTGACAATAGACGACAACGTAGCTCCAGAGCAGACCGCGAAATCTTAATTTAATGTCAAATACTGCACGACTGTTAAAACTTCTAGCGATTCACAGGTACGTCGAGATATGCTTGCGAATATTTATCGCAACATTGGCGTCttttataaaatcataaattGAATAAGCACTGGCATTTTCCATGTCCCGTCGCATCATTTTGGCGTCCTTACTATGACAAAATAAACCTGTGCTTTTACTCGACAAAGTTGCGTTATCACTATCTCACATGTTTACACTGAGTTTATCATGTAGACTTCATGCGATAATCTTCGACGTCGATGtgttttagttggtcgcgttagcggccgactaaatttacagggcgtgttttgcaaatcagtatgtgcttaggtACGCTAAGGACGGTTACTCACTGCgataggaacgattaccgctgcctgtctgcactgcagacgacgaatgcttagtagcgtctgctctactactgcagtgtgagtattaccagcttgtaagacgacattgaccagtctagtgtttatcattgaaatctgtacatattggctgctttcaggtaaaacggggcttaagcATGTCaaaaaagattagcctgtgcacactgattagcctgtgcaatgcgcacaagttaatcaaggacgacaacagcgaacaacttagtgctttcagcgctttgatttagtaTATACTGAATATAGGTGCGTTTATCATCCGATTCTCTTTGGTTTAAATGCTCCGTTATTATCACATTTCTATTTCATCGTTGCTGTATTTATGGTGGAATAAGAGCTGTATTTAGGATTGAATAAGAGCAACACTACGGCATTCAAGTAGTCGAAAGTTGGCACCATTGGCATTTGAATACCATCTTCATGCGTTCTTACGATGACTAATACTTTATATTTGCGATTCTGACGCGTACAGTGTTGCCGTAAGAACGTATGCGTAACGGCACATTCCGTCAGAAAGAGAACATTATCTGACAAAGATACAGACAGTATAAGACCAGATTCATAAACAAATACAGGAATATGTGATCAAATTCAGATAAAGATAATAAAAGCCAATATGAGACAAAATGCGATGAGAATAAGACACAGATACAGACAGTAAGATGTCGAAATCAGAAGAGATTTAGACAACGAGAGAAAATATCGGACTAATAATGGGACAGCGTGAAATCGGAATcagataaaaatagaaaaaatacgATAGTAGAATATGAATATAGGCACCAAATCAGACATATATAGATATAGTATAGGACTTGCATTCGACAGGTATACAGACATAATGGGCCCAAAATCAAACAATGAGACACACAATATTATACCTGACTACACAAACTATGATGATTCCAGAATCACCACATATGTAGACAGTATTAGACAGGAATCCAACACAATACAGTAAGAGACCAGAAATAGACACGGGTACAGAGAGGATGAGACTTGACAGCGGCAGACAGTATGAGACCAAAATCAATCACATATACTGACTGTTTGCGACTACAATCAAGTACAGGTACTGACAATATGAATCTAGTCTAGGTAATATGACGAAAACACGAAAATTACTGACACACATTATTAAACACATACTTAAAAAAGATACAAACACAATCAATGAAATCGAAACAGATACACTATGTTGAAAGTAGTGCACTATGATGAGGGCatcgtttttttcatttttcaattaaactgaAAAGTAGTTATGCAAAAGTAAACTTTGGAGTGAAATTTGTGAGCCGACATAAAGAAACGAGTATAGGGGAAAATAAGATATCGGTAGATATATGCATAAAACAAAAGAGTAATGTATACACCAAATAAACCAAGTTAAAGACTATTTAGGTATATAAAACTCCAGAATTATTATAAGATGATACATTAGTATTCACAGTCGCTCTAATATTTCTTACGTCAAATAGAAAATTATCTTTACAATGCAGAACAATGCATTAAACTCGACAAAGGCATACAAAATTAAATCCAGAAATCACTTAAGAGCAGTCAATCAACGGCATACGAGTAGAAAGCCGAGCACAATAGATATCCCAACAATCTCTATAAATGGGAAATACAAACCTGACTAAATAGGAATTACATATCAAAACAGTTAATGTTGGTGACAATGCATTAGAACGGTCCATCAAAAGCATACGAGTAACAAGCCTAACGCAAAAGGTTTTCCGACTATAATAATCTCTAAATGGTAAATACAAACTTGACTAGATAGGAATTACATATCAGACATACGATAAAAAAGTTAATGTTGGTGTCACCGCATTTGAACGGTAATGCAAAACACGTTAGGGTCTTAACCTGGTAACAAGGCAGTATAACCCTCAAAGTTTAGCTCAGAATTTAACAAACATGATAGCAAAGATTATCAATATTACTTCTCGACAAAGGTATTTGTCGTTACTCTCAAAAGGTTTGACTCGTATTTCAAATCTTTAATGTTAGTCTTGCAGTTTCCAGTAATAACGTAATGCATTTACACACGTGTGGATTACGATGATTGTATTGGTATGAGAATCACATGGAACTAGCATAATAAGAGAACACTGTGATAGACCCAATCGGACAATAAACAAACACTTCATACATACACGTAAATTGTACTATTGATTAATACATTAACAGTTAAAATTAATTCCAAATTAAGTTGTCATGCGGTAAAAATGCGCTTAATCGAGAAACTTTTGTATATGGATTAGAAGAGAAACGTAGTGATATAATAAACAACTGTTACAGTGACGTCCTTAACAAAACCATTATAGTTTTAAACCTTATGAAAACTACTTTGGCTGTCATAAAAGAAATTTTCACAGATATCTTGGCAAAAATTTTGCATGTTGTGCAAATTTAACAACGTGAAGTATACAACTTAAGGTACTTTAGCCGATAGATTGTCTGTGACTACTTTCAGTATATAGTATGAATGAGCCCTCGTACGGTTTCAAATTAAGATACTCATTATGATCAAGCTCAAATGTGTTTACGTTTGTAGAGAAGACAGTTGATGGACTACACACACGTGTCTTGCACGGTGTCTTCCGCGCATAAGACAATCCACACACGATTAAACTGATTAACATCGCCTAATGAAGATAGTTTCCAAGAAAACACGACAATACAGGCTTGTCTATGTATCAGATACAAGGGAGACAGGATGTTAAAGGGTCTTTttacagatttcggcatgttttgaagtttgtcattaaatgctttatattgattaatgttaacattggatataaaaaggtccagtaaaaaacaagaatcaTAAAAAAGGTAActctcagcagggctcgaaccactgatctaTTGCGTCCTGGATTAAAAAGTcacccacttagaccactcggccattcttacGAACACAATGCCAgatgtatttatactttatatgagcaatcctcgtagtttcacaaaatataacgtcaacaacaaaactctccaaattatcaattcgtttcgcgttgcggcGCTTTATGATTTTCGGGTTTTCAacttgtcaaaagatgcatataatggatattttagagcatgataaatgttcaataGTACTgtatcctcacaaatatcataactaaaacaaaaattcgcgaatctgaaacaactttttttcaaatttgtcaagaTTTTCATGTTCAACAGCAACAGTAAAATGgggaaaaaatcatatattgCAGAGAGATTTTTAATTAGGTAGAGACATGTAGAACGAATACAAAACAGTTCAGACCATAAAACCAGGTTCTGTAAAGGTAAAACAAGGAAAACAACTAAACAAAATGTGGTTAGATTTGAGTCACATGTCACCTCTTGTGATTTCGTTCCAAGCATAACAtggcaaattatatttttaacgACTGCTCAGTTATGGCTTCCAACCTACAACTAAACAAAAGACTGATTCTTCATACGCATATATTGCGTTAAATAACTATTGCATCGTATATTCATGTCAGGATCGGAACACATGTACTTAaagttttaaatatacttttgatAATAGCATATTACTCAAGATATACCATAAGTTAGCCACGCAAACCATTTCTTACGGCTACCAGATTATATGATGGTGTGTATTAAATATCATTAAGCAAACATCTAACTTCATAACGTCACTTGCAATACGTCATTTCATTTCTGGGAACAGATTCTTCCCATGAACAGCAATATTTACCCTATGACGGGTTGATTTCCATCAGGAGTGCAATATGGTTTAATGGGAATTGATGGAAAAACACTGTTGAGGACGGGTTTTCGATAAACTTTCTTTACagtttaaaaaatgcataaatcGCATTGCTGGTCTTCTGAAGCTTGTTGCACCATggtcaaacaaaaaataataattgaatgtAGAACGTTtgcaaaaacttaatataaatttatatacacTTCAATGGCAATATACCAgcgtaaaaaaatgtaattaaatacaaaGAAATTTCTAGCACCACAAGAcacatattaaagataatttattaatttgtcaCATCGCAACACCTGACCTTACTACGTATTACTTTACTGTTCTGCTTACACTtacattcaaaacaaacaaaatctcAGATACAAATTTAAATTGAACGAGTTAAGTGAAAGGacaatatgaaaaacacatagGGAATCACTCTTttaatatatacacaaatataatgTGAGCAATTGAATTTAATGTAATTTAGTTATacttaaatgaatatatatattttttcacgcGCGAATGAAACCCAGACTCCTAAAATAAGCAGACATATAAGGGACTGGCAGAATAGATCAACAAGATAAACCATAACATTCACGGTCACTGAACGTGGTCacaagacaatacaaattaaaaaaaaaaaacatcactgaACAAGTACTCAGCAATGCATTCTCACTCTCATATATTTCCATATATgcaccgacttaaaataaaaattgaattgaattgaattgtcgTAACTGAAGGTTCCAAACATCTATACTAAACCgatataataattaatagtaaAACACTGCTTTCTGAAACGGGTTGCTTAGTGTTTATGCGACTGACAATTACACACAACACATGCAAACTGAATAGGAATCACAGCAATACATTACAACTATATAACAACTTTAAAATATCAATCAAATAATGAGCGAAACATGGTTTAAACAGTACAAATAAATTAAATCTTTCCATCACAATTACTTCCCAGCGCATAGCTATATTATTACTCAAAATTCAACGGTAAACGTAAGCAATCTGACAACACAGATGTATAGATTGATATTAAACATGGTAAATCGAATTGAAATGCGCAGTTAATATCCCATTACGACGATCTGATATGCAGAATGtattttcatttgatttgtttACCTGTTACATCCGGAAAGGGTTATTTGCACATCAATTTAATGAATACGCGAAATAAATTATACTCATTAAATCGTGCATAAATTCAATGCAAATGGGTTTTTTATTGGCAAATCACATTTTCCTCCAAATCGAATTCATACAAATCAGAAATAATTGTACAATATTCTCACACACACAGAGCTTACAAAGAAATGCAATGCTTAATCCTCCTGTCTCGTTAATGAAAAGTTCATAAAAAGTCCCTGGTCACGTGACGTAAACAAATGCACGCGTCAAAACATTTGGACAAACATAACAATATTACACAATAATAATACACATATAAATTAAATCCACAAAATAACATCCTTTAAATAACAGGCAAAATGATACAACATATACTTTCAAACTCACCAAAGACGAAATATAAGTATTGCATAACAATACTATGAGTTTTGTAATTGGTATATGATACATGAACGAAGACATATATAACATAACGTTATCTTTCTTGCGGTTTTATAAGCGTTATCGCCATCACATAATCATCACCATGAACCTCAATTGTTATAATAAACATCACTAAACAACGTGTTCAATACATCTGACAAATTGGATATCAAAATGCGTCCCTATAGTTGATACAGCAGTACAACAAGGTatattaaatggtatattttttttaatgattgctTAATGAATTAACGTCGTGTAAAATACGAGGAATATATTTTCGGGAGTAAATAAAACAAACGTAACGAATAGGTTAAGTTTTATTTAGACGCATGAGATAAAAAAAGCGTCTTTACATTTAAGCTAAACCCGTACCTACTAAAATAGGCATTGGTGTGTCATCAGATAAACCACTTCCACAATAGTGTTATGCATATCGATAGTTATCAATTACATGAATGCATCGTGTAAAAGCTGATAGAATTTCATAACACGACACATAtggtatttaatattgttttatgattaCATATTAGGCAAGCAGGGTAGCCGTTTTTATCCAGAAATTAATCCGATAAGACAATTATggtaaaatgaaaacacaaatatataattaaaaagcTTAGTGCGCAATCAATAATTTGAAGGAAAATAAAGTAAGAAGTTGCAAACAGCAAAATATGAAGCAAAGACCATAATCTAGTTACGTGTCTTAATCAAGTACGAATTAGACGGCAATTTAGACATGTTCCATAGCTTCAAAGGATTCTTGCATATAGTAAGGCCGCGAGAATGATACAGGGAATGCCTACGATGACGCTTGCAATACTTAATCCAAGTGCAACATTCGTCCTCCACTTGGCATCATCGTAGTGACCAGTatcaaccattgattttgcctGCAGTGAAAGAACATTTTGAATTGCATTCAACTTAGATTTGCGTAAAATTAATCTTAGAAAAACATATTATCGATATTAAATCATGTACTAGTTATATAAGCATTCATCTCGGCCAGAATGGTTAATGCACTACCTGGATCGCATAGATGAGGGCCGCCAGTCCTAATGGCCAGAAACAGCAGAGGCAAGAAAAGAGTGCCAAATAAGTATAATCCGGCGGCCTCGGCTGCACCACGCACATCATCTCCTGGAGCGGCTGGTTCATCACCTGTAAACAGAATTTCGGTATTAactgttttaaacatttgttttagaacATAATTTGCGTTGCAAAACAAATTGATACATCAAGTAATTTTAGGTATACTCGTATATTAGGTTGGAAACTTACCGCAACCGAACTTGAAGATTGGACCACACTTCCTACAGGTGCATAGTTCGGGGGATATTCCTGGTCATAGCGGTAACCTTCCTGACTCTGCGGGGTAACCGCCTCGTATGCAGGGGGCTCACCtttatgtttacaaaataaagaaTTTTAAAACTGATAAATCAGTTTTATATCAGCATAAACGCGATATAATTGTTTCCATTACAGTGTTAATACATCAATCTTGTAATATGACAAAACATGTCATGTATTTTGTACACTGTGTAAAGGTAAATAATATCTTCGTTACCCTTAAACATAATTCGAATACAGATGCTAAAATGTGACCAACCAAAATAAATTGCacttatttgtacatgtttggaTGTTCGAACTTTGTATTAATATGACAATAACATTTCCCCTTCCTTATTGTAGAATGCAATTGCTCACCTGTATACACCCAATTATTTTTGGGCAAaacgatatatttttgttttatttacataatgcACTAAAAACCTTATTCCTTTAAGAACCTATCAATCGACTGTAATACAGTGTGTAAATAAGAAGATTTAACGAATATAGTTTAGTATTCATATCTGTAATTATAATTCACCACGGAAACAATATGATACCATTTACAAATGACAGTATGAGAGAATTACTTGTATATTATACTTAAAAATATTTGCTGAAAAATATACTGTTTATAACAACAGCACAAACAATACCAACATTTATTTAGAAGTATAGCTTATACAAGCTCAGAGCCtacattatatatacattatacaatttataagtaaaaGAAGACAGAAGTTGGAATGTAGTGtcataaaatggttaaaatggtAAGTTATGAAGGGAAAAAATAATTGCATCTACATGTAATATTACACTTCACctctatttttttcttttttattttcgtACAAGACATACGATTATAAGAATATGCACAATAATTTAGAGAAACAAACACGTTGGGACAAATAATGTAGATGGTTTGTCTGAATAACTACGATGTTACGAATCTGTTTTTTTAAACCATAACAATCGATTTATATcatagtttgttttttattattggtGAAGGTAGAGGGATAACACATTGATACagattattaaaaacaaattaataacatggaatattggaaataaatgattaaaaataaattatttacgtGAAAATAAATTTGAGATTGTATGTTGAAGATTGTATTATTGACTGACTGTACTTGAAGTTAAAACATTCAACGAAATCAAGTAATGAACAGTTCTcttatattattatacaattgttttatttatgacCTGACATATTATGAAATGAGAACACACTATGCGTACATGTTCTATGGGTTAATGTGCGTGACAACGTTTATCTATTCACAATCCTAGCATGCATGCGtgtgtatttaacaaaaaaactaattatatctAAGTCATGCCATAACAAATACGCTTGCACGTGTTTATACATCAAATACTGGTATTTCAAAATTAGCACACGTCTATGTAATTAAACCATCCTTAGTCACATAAATGTTGTTAAATGCGATTTGGCTTTATGTATAAAAATTCAAAAACCCGACTGAAATATAAagataacaaattaaaacaaatcacaaCTTAATTATTATATGATCATCTTTGGGTTGTGCCATCATAACTAATGCGAAAGCGATGACTATGGTTAATTTTagaactttttaatttaatacaGTGAAAATCACGATAACTAAATTATTACCGGTACAATATAGAATTGAGATCCCGTCTGAAGTTATTTGCTTCGTAAAAAAAGTTCGCTGTACTTATAAGTTTTACTTTCGCTGGGCATTATTCTTGCTTATTAATTTATTGTGGGCCTTCTGCAATAGTACGGCTTTAAAACTTTGTGCGTAGTAGAATGGCATTCGTTTTCTTGTGTGTATCTAAAGCGTTCAAAGTGCAAAATTTACAACTACGTTTTTTTCGTTCCATTTAATGATACCGCACCCTTACTATTTCATGATTATCTCATGATAACGCCATTTAATAAGTGCGATTCTGTATTTGGCTGCATTTACATGATCTTAATATGATTCAGACGTAAAATGGTGTTAAAGTAggcatagagaatactaggttagcgttgaatacagagaagtttatattgcgaggcttagaacgccgggagcgcgagccttggcgccATCAACGCCGCTAAAAATGACTTTAAATGTTACGGTTCATAAAGAAGGCGAATAGCATTCGTAACGCCTATAGAAACTACTTGCACGCGTTGAAAATTTCCGTTTTAGACAAtggttgtctcctaaaatgacactcgaatacaattataaaaaaaatttgtaCATCTGTAACTATTCGTGTATATTTTGCAGAGAGAAACGCGCATTCAAGCAAGCGTTGGCTTGCGTGATCTGTTAAAGTGCACGAAAAGtcgaaaaatgtattattttattactttcatACACATGCAGTTCATGTCAAAAGTCATTCGAAAAGTGGAAAAAACGTAtctaaaaaaacattattcataaatTTGTAACAATTTCATATTTGTAACGTATATGGTACTTTAAATAATTGACTTTAATTAGCattgatttttctattattataatttaatggtcttgtaatataatgttactagatctatttattttcccATCAGAGTAGCAAATAATAGCTGTCCCAAGACTCGACTATTCTTCGTCTATAATTGTCTACATGTATGTATTCAAAAATATTAAGATCTAAGGGAGAAAATTGCGCAAAAAGATCAATCACGACTTATCTCTCCAAAACAGCGGAGCGCCCCTCGTTTTTCGTATACGGTTTTATCAATTCAAGAACGGTAAATGGAAACCGGCACTGTGTTTCAAATTTCATATAtggatttttgtataattaaaattgaaacgaaatatgaatagagaaataagatttttgttttgtttttagtacaccgaaaaacgatacaaagaactcaacgttgtttttgtttttgtttttgtttttgttctggttataagaaaatcagaatatgaactaatatacgttgatttttgtttttcgttgtgtctaa contains the following coding sequences:
- the LOC127879906 gene encoding trafficking regulator of GLUT4 1-like isoform X2 — translated: MEDAKGEPPAYEAVTPQSQEGYRYDQEYPPNYAPVGSVVQSSSSVAVMNQPLQEMMCVVQPRPPDYTYLALFSCLCCFWPLGLAALIYAIQAKSMVDTGHYDDAKWRTNVALGLSIASVIVGIPCIILAALLYARIL
- the LOC127879906 gene encoding proline-rich transmembrane protein 1-like isoform X1, whose amino-acid sequence is MEIAKERKCRSSNSKHGEPPAYEAVTPQSQEGYRYDQEYPPNYAPVGSVVQSSSSVAVMNQPLQEMMCVVQPRPPDYTYLALFSCLCCFWPLGLAALIYAIQAKSMVDTGHYDDAKWRTNVALGLSIASVIVGIPCIILAALLYARIL